One window of the Pseudomonadota bacterium genome contains the following:
- a CDS encoding 4-vinyl reductase: MFKEERDTSLFDWSMIGNIGEGRPNLGANMDVAVYRLMQFTLRDVIIQEFDTATAERIYYKAGELAGRELFKNLITQKTDFGAFVKELQDLLAALKIGILRVEKADLDKMEFTLTVAEDLDCSGLPVSDETICTYDEGFISGLLFGFSGKNFAVKEVDCWCSGDRVCRFDIKPTA, from the coding sequence ATGTTCAAAGAGGAAAGAGACACTTCGTTGTTTGATTGGAGCATGATCGGAAATATCGGCGAAGGGAGGCCCAACCTCGGAGCAAACATGGATGTGGCGGTCTATCGTCTCATGCAGTTTACGCTGAGAGATGTCATCATCCAGGAGTTTGACACGGCAACGGCCGAGCGAATTTATTACAAGGCCGGTGAACTCGCAGGCCGGGAACTCTTCAAGAACTTGATTACTCAAAAGACCGATTTCGGCGCTTTTGTGAAAGAACTGCAGGATCTGCTGGCTGCTTTAAAGATCGGTATCCTGAGAGTGGAAAAAGCAGATTTAGATAAAATGGAATTTACCTTGACTGTTGCAGAAGACCTCGATTGCTCAGGGCTTCCAGTCTCCGACGAAACAATCTGCACCTATGATGAAGGATTCATCAGCGGCCTGCTTTTTGGATTTTCAGGAAAAAATTTCGCTGTAAAAGAGGTCGATTGCTGGTGCTCAGGTGACCGGGTATGCCGGTTTGATATCAAACCAACAGCTTAA
- a CDS encoding PAS domain S-box protein: protein MPTLHFTKKWFAITALCAIFIVTAAGWIFTGHLVEIATRTVTHDVEDANLIISLNLTNELKRIESAAVAVAGSPLTLPVLQANTPANIEKINNILDRYHKSLDAAACYLINHDGLTLASSNRNAKDSFVGQNYTFRPYFQQAIKGGVGRHFAVGTVTGIRGFFASASVKDKEGQIVGVVVIKKELEDIEIKLKQYVWFLVDQNGIIFISSQPEARLKTLWPLDNEQKQKIILSKQYGPGPFEPVFQKQLKAEAEVTFKGGQYLSAQAATLYEGISVVLLWPTGQISMYRSFGIILTLLTILLSLSFIAVIYVFTQSNFSMKSLLEESQYQAVALADSESQLRARTDELEGQKELLAQAEERSRLILSSVSEGIFGMDTNGLVTFANPAVSAILGYTEEEMLGELLHERVHYAHPDGSEFPWLQCSTCLTSQDGKVRTVDNEVFWRKDGTPVPVEYSTTPVLKDGRVIAAVVSFHDITERKRAEGLKVEKEVAEEAAARAEQAQEELKAKVLEIERFNRLSLGREERIIEIKEQVNALAVKAGEKAFYQEHELMGGLDEELAKAESTVMEPEQPEIAPNTLAEILSVDQFKRLLVDFCESVGIASAIIDLKGEVLAAARWQRACTDFHRVNEKTCARCIESDTGLALNLNEGKPFSVYPCKNGLTDAASPIIIDGKHIANAFVGQFFTGLPDMEFFRRQAEECGLDIEPYLEAIKEVPIVSEDKLEAILGFLVEMAQIVAAMAVERNQARQAEISIAKRVEESKRERAVAMSLAEDANTARAEIERYKDRLELLVQERTDELHTSEERGRLILSSVSEGIFGLDAGGRVTFVNPAVSSILGYTEEELLGKLMHAEVHYAYPNGSAFPRLQCPMYLSSQDGKTRTVDNEVLWRKGGTAVPVEYSTTPVWKDGQVVGTVISFRDITERKAMEDAIHKERERLQGMMDSSPICVGISTSGFLKFANPQFLSTLNIKIGDPITKIYLNPDDRVPIIEALQRDGIVSNYEIRMNGADGSPVDIMLTFLPTTYEDQPSILGWLVDITSLKQAEKELKERMEDLERFSRLTINREEKMIQLKAEINTILEQTGKEKKYKIVE from the coding sequence ATGCCAACACTTCATTTTACCAAAAAATGGTTTGCTATTACAGCCTTGTGCGCAATCTTCATTGTGACGGCTGCAGGCTGGATTTTTACCGGCCACCTAGTAGAAATTGCAACGCGCACAGTAACGCATGATGTGGAAGATGCGAATCTCATTATATCACTTAACTTGACCAATGAATTAAAGAGAATCGAAAGCGCGGCAGTGGCCGTTGCCGGATCCCCCTTAACACTTCCTGTTTTGCAGGCCAATACCCCTGCGAACATCGAGAAAATAAACAACATATTGGATCGATATCACAAGTCTTTGGATGCAGCCGCCTGTTATCTTATCAATCATGACGGATTAACGCTGGCATCCTCCAACCGGAACGCGAAGGACAGTTTTGTAGGGCAGAACTATACATTTCGGCCTTATTTTCAGCAGGCGATAAAAGGCGGCGTTGGCCGGCATTTTGCCGTCGGTACGGTAACGGGGATACGCGGATTTTTCGCAAGCGCTTCCGTCAAGGATAAGGAAGGTCAGATCGTCGGAGTTGTGGTAATAAAGAAGGAACTCGAAGACATAGAGATAAAGCTCAAGCAGTATGTTTGGTTCCTGGTGGACCAAAACGGCATCATCTTTATATCTTCGCAGCCGGAAGCACGTCTGAAAACTCTATGGCCCCTGGATAACGAGCAGAAACAAAAAATTATCCTTTCAAAACAATACGGTCCGGGACCATTCGAACCTGTTTTTCAAAAACAACTCAAGGCCGAGGCGGAAGTGACTTTTAAGGGAGGGCAATATCTATCAGCACAAGCTGCCACACTTTATGAGGGCATTTCTGTGGTCCTACTCTGGCCAACAGGACAGATCAGCATGTACCGGTCATTCGGTATTATTCTTACCCTGCTTACCATTTTATTGTCACTAAGCTTTATTGCGGTGATTTATGTATTTACGCAATCGAATTTCAGTATGAAGAGCCTACTCGAAGAGAGTCAATACCAGGCAGTGGCCCTTGCTGATTCAGAGAGTCAACTGCGGGCTCGAACAGATGAACTCGAGGGGCAGAAGGAACTGCTCGCTCAGGCTGAAGAGCGGAGCCGGTTGATTCTCAGTTCCGTGAGCGAGGGGATATTCGGTATGGATACCAATGGCTTGGTGACATTCGCCAACCCCGCGGTGAGCGCCATCCTTGGTTATACAGAAGAAGAGATGCTTGGCGAACTGCTGCATGAAAGGGTTCACTACGCCCATCCGGATGGCTCGGAATTCCCGTGGTTGCAATGCTCCACGTGCCTGACTTCCCAGGACGGCAAGGTCCGCACAGTGGACAATGAGGTGTTCTGGCGCAAGGACGGCACGCCGGTGCCCGTGGAATATTCAACAACACCGGTCTTGAAAGACGGCCGGGTAATCGCGGCGGTCGTTTCGTTTCACGACATCACTGAACGCAAACGGGCTGAAGGCCTGAAGGTGGAAAAGGAGGTTGCCGAGGAGGCGGCCGCCCGGGCAGAACAGGCCCAGGAGGAACTCAAGGCCAAGGTTTTGGAGATAGAACGGTTCAACCGCCTTTCCTTAGGCCGGGAAGAACGAATCATCGAGATCAAGGAGCAGGTGAATGCCTTGGCCGTAAAGGCAGGCGAGAAGGCATTTTATCAGGAACACGAGCTAATGGGTGGGTTGGATGAAGAATTGGCCAAGGCAGAATCGACCGTCATGGAGCCAGAGCAGCCGGAGATTGCCCCAAACACCCTGGCCGAAATACTCAGCGTGGATCAGTTCAAGCGCCTGCTAGTGGATTTTTGTGAGTCGGTAGGAATAGCCTCCGCCATCATCGACCTGAAAGGCGAAGTCCTCGCCGCGGCACGCTGGCAGAGGGCCTGCACGGACTTTCACCGCGTCAACGAAAAGACCTGCGCCCGCTGCATAGAAAGCGACACCGGGCTTGCCCTGAATCTTAACGAAGGCAAGCCGTTTTCCGTTTACCCCTGCAAAAACGGTCTGACTGACGCCGCCTCGCCTATCATCATCGATGGGAAGCACATCGCCAACGCCTTCGTGGGGCAGTTTTTCACCGGTCTTCCGGATATGGAATTTTTTCGCCGCCAGGCCGAAGAGTGTGGCCTGGATATAGAGCCATATCTGGAGGCCATCAAGGAAGTGCCCATAGTGAGTGAGGACAAACTCGAAGCTATATTGGGTTTCCTTGTGGAAATGGCCCAAATAGTGGCTGCCATGGCCGTGGAGCGCAACCAGGCCCGACAGGCGGAGATCTCCATAGCCAAGCGGGTCGAGGAATCTAAACGGGAACGCGCCGTTGCCATGAGTCTGGCTGAGGACGCCAACACGGCCCGTGCAGAAATTGAGCGCTATAAAGACCGCCTGGAGCTTCTGGTTCAGGAGCGGACCGACGAACTGCATACCAGCGAGGAGCGAGGCCGCTTAATTCTCAGCTCCGTGAGTGAGGGGATATTCGGTTTGGATGCTGGGGGCAGGGTTACATTCGTCAATCCCGCGGTGAGCTCCATCCTTGGCTATACAGAAGAAGAACTGCTCGGCAAATTAATGCATGCCGAGGTCCACTACGCCTATCCCAACGGCTCGGCATTCCCGCGGTTGCAGTGCCCCATGTACCTGTCCTCCCAGGACGGCAAGACCCGCACTGTGGACAATGAGGTGCTCTGGCGCAAGGGCGGCACGGCGGTGCCCGTGGAATACTCCACAACTCCGGTCTGGAAAGACGGCCAGGTGGTCGGGACGGTAATCTCGTTTCGCGATATCACGGAGCGTAAGGCGATGGAAGACGCTATTCACAAAGAGCGGGAAAGGCTGCAGGGTATGATGGACAGCAGCCCCATCTGTGTCGGCATATCAACGAGTGGATTCCTGAAGTTTGCCAATCCGCAATTCTTAAGCACACTGAACATCAAGATTGGCGATCCCATTACAAAAATATATCTCAACCCGGATGATCGGGTGCCGATAATTGAAGCCCTGCAACGCGATGGTATCGTCAGCAATTATGAGATCAGGATGAACGGCGCGGACGGATCCCCCGTCGATATTATGTTGACCTTTTTGCCGACGACGTACGAAGACCAGCCGAGCATCCTGGGATGGCTGGTAGATATCACTTCGCTCAAGCAGGCAGAGAAAGAACTGAAGGAACGCATGGAAGACCTGGAGCGGTTCAGTCGCCTGACCATCAACCGCGAGGAAAAGATGATTCAGCTCAAGGCGGAAATCAATACGATCCTGGAGCAAACGGGCAAGGAGAAAAAGTATAAGATTGTTGAGTAA
- a CDS encoding AtpZ/AtpI family protein: MSDNKNNVVRSLISFSSLGLEMGLSVAIGIGMGYFLDSYFKTSPYLTILFMLFGIVAAFKTIYMLLKKVKKEDERDNNY; this comes from the coding sequence ATGTCTGACAACAAAAATAATGTAGTCAGATCTCTTATAAGCTTTAGTTCGCTTGGCTTGGAGATGGGTCTTTCCGTGGCCATAGGCATTGGGATGGGATACTTCCTTGATTCTTATTTTAAGACATCCCCCTACTTAACCATACTATTTATGCTTTTTGGCATCGTAGCAGCATTTAAAACAATATATATGCTGTTGAAAAAGGTTAAAAAGGAAGATGAAAGAGACAACAATTATTAA
- the atpB gene encoding F0F1 ATP synthase subunit A, protein MGHEVFTWASLFPFLKNLPPHVSNAIIVSIILLIIVILGYRQLKRTEDEVVPEPKCTFRNFIEMIVENLSSIIVDSMGPRGKEFVLVVGTLALFILFNNLSGLVPGLLPATDSVNTTFACSLTVFVMTHYYGFKEHGIKYLKQFVGPMWAIAPLMIPVEIIGHIARPLSLGLRLFGNITGDHLVTAIFFGLVPLLVPLPVMFLGLFVAFVQTFVFMLLSMAYFSGAISHEEH, encoded by the coding sequence ATGGGGCATGAAGTTTTTACATGGGCTTCTTTATTTCCATTTTTGAAAAATTTACCACCCCATGTATCAAATGCGATTATTGTTTCAATAATACTCCTTATTATTGTAATTTTGGGATATAGGCAACTGAAGCGTACAGAAGACGAGGTAGTGCCCGAACCTAAATGCACATTCAGGAACTTTATTGAAATGATAGTTGAGAATCTCTCGAGTATTATAGTGGATTCCATGGGTCCCAGGGGTAAGGAGTTTGTTCTGGTTGTTGGAACGCTTGCACTTTTTATCCTGTTTAATAATCTTTCAGGGCTTGTACCGGGTTTATTACCGGCCACTGACAGTGTTAACACAACATTCGCCTGCTCATTAACAGTTTTTGTTATGACACATTATTACGGGTTTAAAGAGCATGGCATAAAATATTTGAAGCAATTCGTGGGGCCTATGTGGGCTATTGCACCACTAATGATACCTGTAGAGATTATCGGACATATAGCCCGGCCATTATCACTTGGGTTAAGGCTTTTTGGAAATATAACAGGCGACCATCTCGTAACTGCCATTTTTTTTGGTCTCGTACCTTTGTTGGTTCCTTTGCCTGTTATGTTTCTCGGGTTGTTTGTAGCATTTGTTCAAACGTTTGTGTTTATGCTGTTGTCCATGGCGTATTTTTCAGGGGCAATTTCGCATGAAGAGCATTAA
- a CDS encoding ATP synthase F0 subunit C has product MAAEEAKGLDPQVKQMIALAAGFGIALAAFGGALGQAKGIVAALDGIARNPGAQGKIVTPMIIGLAMIESLVIYSLVVSLLLIFKL; this is encoded by the coding sequence ATGGCTGCTGAAGAAGCAAAGGGGCTTGACCCGCAGGTAAAACAGATGATTGCCCTTGCAGCCGGTTTTGGTATTGCCCTTGCAGCCTTTGGTGGAGCACTTGGACAGGCGAAGGGTATTGTGGCTGCACTTGACGGGATAGCAAGAAATCCGGGAGCACAAGGGAAGATAGTCACTCCTATGATCATCGGTCTGGCTATGATTGAATCACTCGTAATATATTCCCTCGTTGTTTCATTGCTTTTAATTTTCAAGCTTTAA
- a CDS encoding PAS domain S-box protein has product MVYIGVSMDNREKKITKAQLVCELTEIRRRVFDLENSEAAYKQAETALKKDKEVLYALINATRETLVLIDAEGIIHVANDTLAQRIGKSVRELIGTCLYDYFPPDIAKHRKEQCDKVFITGKPVSSEDFRAGRLYLMHVFPVFNDNGGVSKVSIFATDITERMIAEELLKDEKERFSKILENDPCSIAVIGRDGTYRYVNPEFTRITGYTLIDIPTGRDWFEKAYPDPEYRKKVYKVWKGDVINDVGKGADSEFKITCKNGGQKDIEFRTTYLKDFSVTVMNDITARRQAESLLKESEERYRIITEKSTVGVYLIQGNKFQYVNDAFAQIHGYDPDEIIDRFGPLDFILPEDIPLIKEGAKKQLDGHIKGAHFEFKIKRKDGSIRHVEIFIARLMHKGAPAISGTLVDITERKEAEKRLAEERMRFLKLSENAPFGMVMIDIKGNFTYINPKFKELFGYDINDVPDGKTWFRKAYPNPDYRHKAISAWMNDLKETKTGESRPEIFNVICKNGTEKIVNFIPVLLGTGDTLMSCEDITERKRLEEQLHTMSIVDELTGLYNRRGFFTLSQQQFKLAERSRKGMALFFIDLDRMKWINDTLGHHDGDRALIEIADVLRKTFRETDIIGRIGGDEFAILAMDIQADIKPEIFLTRLQHHIDAFNRLKHRSYKLSLSVGIAHYNHEKPCSLDELISRADISMYEEKKNKQR; this is encoded by the coding sequence ATGGTTTACATTGGAGTAAGCATGGACAACAGGGAGAAGAAAATAACAAAGGCACAGCTCGTATGCGAATTGACGGAAATACGCCGTCGTGTTTTTGATCTGGAAAACTCGGAAGCAGCATATAAGCAGGCTGAAACCGCTTTAAAGAAAGATAAAGAAGTATTATATGCATTAATCAATGCCACCAGAGAAACACTGGTTCTGATTGACGCTGAAGGCATAATTCATGTGGCCAATGATACATTGGCTCAAAGAATAGGCAAAAGTGTCCGTGAACTTATAGGTACCTGCCTGTATGATTATTTCCCCCCTGATATTGCAAAACATCGAAAAGAACAATGCGATAAAGTGTTTATTACAGGCAAACCGGTAAGTTCTGAGGATTTCCGGGCAGGCAGGCTTTATTTGATGCACGTTTTCCCTGTCTTTAATGACAATGGAGGGGTGTCAAAAGTATCCATTTTTGCCACGGACATTACTGAGCGCATGATAGCTGAAGAATTATTAAAAGACGAAAAGGAAAGGTTTTCTAAAATACTTGAGAACGACCCCTGCAGCATCGCAGTTATCGGCAGGGATGGGACATACCGGTACGTCAACCCTGAATTTACCCGGATAACAGGATATACGCTTATTGATATCCCTACCGGAAGAGATTGGTTTGAAAAGGCATATCCGGATCCGGAATACCGAAAAAAGGTATATAAAGTATGGAAAGGCGATGTAATTAATGATGTGGGAAAAGGCGCTGATTCTGAATTCAAAATAACCTGCAAGAATGGCGGGCAAAAGGATATCGAATTCAGAACAACCTATTTGAAAGACTTCAGCGTTACTGTAATGAACGATATCACTGCCCGTAGACAAGCCGAGAGCCTTCTCAAAGAATCGGAAGAACGCTACCGTATCATCACAGAAAAATCAACGGTTGGTGTTTATCTAATCCAGGGCAATAAATTCCAGTATGTCAACGATGCTTTTGCACAGATTCACGGATATGATCCCGATGAAATAATTGACAGATTCGGCCCGTTAGACTTCATCCTCCCTGAAGACATCCCTCTAATCAAGGAAGGCGCCAAAAAACAGTTGGATGGTCATATTAAGGGGGCCCATTTTGAGTTCAAGATAAAACGGAAGGACGGTTCAATACGTCATGTTGAGATCTTTATAGCCCGCTTAATGCATAAAGGGGCGCCGGCAATTTCAGGAACATTAGTGGATATTACAGAGCGCAAAGAGGCAGAAAAACGGTTGGCTGAAGAAAGAATGAGATTTCTGAAACTGTCGGAGAATGCACCTTTCGGTATGGTTATGATTGATATTAAGGGTAATTTTACTTATATCAATCCCAAGTTTAAAGAACTATTCGGTTATGATATAAATGATGTACCTGACGGAAAGACATGGTTTAGAAAGGCGTATCCCAATCCTGATTACAGACATAAGGCAATCTCTGCGTGGATGAATGATTTAAAAGAGACAAAGACAGGCGAATCAAGACCGGAGATTTTTAATGTTATTTGTAAGAATGGAACGGAAAAGATAGTAAATTTTATCCCCGTGCTGTTAGGTACAGGCGATACTTTAATGAGTTGCGAAGATATCACAGAACGAAAGAGGCTTGAAGAACAACTCCACACAATGTCAATTGTTGACGAACTTACAGGTTTATATAATAGACGGGGATTTTTTACCCTTTCTCAGCAACAGTTTAAATTAGCAGAGAGGAGCAGGAAAGGCATGGCGCTGTTTTTTATCGACCTCGACCGTATGAAGTGGATTAATGATACGCTGGGTCACCATGACGGTGACAGGGCGCTTATTGAAATTGCGGATGTTCTCAGAAAAACGTTCAGGGAAACAGACATTATCGGACGTATCGGGGGGGATGAATTTGCGATCCTTGCGATGGATATACAGGCAGATATTAAACCGGAAATCTTTCTCACACGTCTCCAACATCATATTGACGCGTTTAACAGGCTTAAACACAGAAGTTACAAGCTCTCCTTGAGTGTAGGCATAGCGCATTACAATCATGAGAAACCCTGTTCTCTTGATGAACTTATATCAAGGGCAGACATATCGATGTATGAGGAAAAAAAGAATAAACAACGTTAA